The genome window GAGCGGGCAGATCCTCTTTTAGATAGACTGTTGTGCATACGACGTCATAGATGGGTGCCATTACAGCATCGGTATAATCTTCATCATACAAGATAGCAAAGTTTTTAAGATGGGCATCGCCGTTTCTAAGTATGTGATTCATCACAAGTGTAGTAAAAAAAGTCCGCAGATTTTCAAGTCTCGATTCGGCAGATGTGGAGGCTTTAAGAACTTTTGCAAGATCTTCATAAGAAGCATGGTATTTTTCATTGGTCCCTTTGCCCAGAAGTACACACCCATCTTCAAAGCCCAGATAGTTGCCGTCATCTTTTAAATCGAAGCGTTTCATGATAAACATCAATCGGTTTTCTGAAAGCTTGAACTGCGGTGTAGGTAAACCGGCTAATCGCACCGCTTCCATACAAAAAAATTCATTGAATGCGAGTTCAGGATATTCATCTCCCCACGATTTGACAATATACTCTTCGGTCGTGAGGGTATTTTTATCATTGATTTGGAGCAATATTTTGGGCTGCACACCTGAGACGCCTGAGCGGATTGCAAAGCGCTCCATCAATTTTTCAAACAATATGTGGGTATCGTCATGTAAAATATCATCAAGGGTAATAGCCTCTTCATTGTCAGCCGGAAGACCATATTTGACACGCCCTATAACATGGGGACCTATCAGCTCCAATAATCCAAGATCATCCATGTGTTTAACTTTTGCAAACCGTTCACGAATCGTCTCTTTCAACGCACCTTCGGGAAGATTCATTTCAAATATCGGATGAAGATTGATAGACCCCCAACTTTCAGTACGGATCGGCATTGTTACAGAGATGGGAGTAATTGCTTCAGGTGCATAGGCAAATATATGCTTTTCACCCTCTTTGGCTAATGTACCGGCTCTTTGGGTATTGGTATAGATATTAATACGTCTCTCCACGCTGCAACTCCTCTAACGTTAATGGACGTCCTTTTTCTCTGATTGCTATTTCCAATCCGAAAATCTCAAGGACTTCATTTACTTTGGTGATACCCACTTCTTCGATAAATCCATCTTCCATGCGACGGTAGGTATTGAGACTTATACCGGCATATTTAGCCGCCTCAGTTTGATTCCACGCTTTTTTCTTTCGGGCATTAATAATGGTTTTGCTTAGCTGTATTAGGCTCATCAGTCATCCAAAATATCAATATAATAATAATTATAGCAATTATATTATAATTCTATCAATATAATGGTAATTATTCCTACATTGAAATTATAATCTAATCAGTAATATTGGAATAGTCTATTGGTTATTAAAATTGACAATTATATATACTGTTAGTATAGTAATAAGAACTATTTCTAAACCATAGTGCTACATTGTGTAAATATTTCTAAACTTCTTTTAGTCAAATAGAAAGTGATTAATCTCAATAAAATGAGTAAGAGTGATCGGGTGGATGCTGTTGTATAGTTAATGAGAGCACTTAGATAATTGTGTTCAATTAAATTATATTGAAAATTACACCAGTAAAATTAGCCTAAATACTGCGCAAAATAAAATCCAAACCCATATAGTCAGAAAACCCGTTATTAACTTAATTCGTACAGTATTAAATAACGTCCTGCTTGTAAACTTATTGGATACTTTGTAACGTACGAAAAACACTTGTTTTG of Sulfuricurvum sp. contains these proteins:
- a CDS encoding type II toxin-antitoxin system HipA family toxin, producing the protein MERRINIYTNTQRAGTLAKEGEKHIFAYAPEAITPISVTMPIRTESWGSINLHPIFEMNLPEGALKETIRERFAKVKHMDDLGLLELIGPHVIGRVKYGLPADNEEAITLDDILHDDTHILFEKLMERFAIRSGVSGVQPKILLQINDKNTLTTEEYIVKSWGDEYPELAFNEFFCMEAVRLAGLPTPQFKLSENRLMFIMKRFDLKDDGNYLGFEDGCVLLGKGTNEKYHASYEDLAKVLKASTSAESRLENLRTFFTTLVMNHILRNGDAHLKNFAILYDEDYTDAVMAPIYDVVCTTVYLKEDLPALTMSGGKVWWKKKTYIGFGKQICKLSMAEIEEIFKSCAIATKNAAKEMLDYVKTHPDISAFANKMLDEWDKGLESFGFDAINRS
- a CDS encoding helix-turn-helix domain-containing protein, giving the protein MSLIQLSKTIINARKKKAWNQTEAAKYAGISLNTYRRMEDGFIEEVGITKVNEVLEIFGLEIAIREKGRPLTLEELQRGETY